The following coding sequences are from one Treponema bryantii window:
- a CDS encoding HAD-IIIA family hydrolase: MCIEWLFFDVGNTLVDESKAYETRLREAAALIGKPYELIQEEALDFYRQNDKGDLAVMDKYGIPKPKWPKEDERLYPETVEVLKALKAKYKIGVIANQSLGTAARLQAWGILQFIDLVIASAEEGVSKPDPRIFEIALGRADCKAEHAVMIGDRIDNDVVPAKKMGMKTVWIRQGGGGLWQLQGPEQQPDFTVDNLGELVKIF, translated from the coding sequence ATGTGTATAGAATGGTTATTTTTTGATGTGGGAAACACACTGGTTGATGAAAGTAAGGCTTACGAAACCAGACTTCGGGAAGCGGCTGCTTTAATCGGTAAACCTTATGAACTGATTCAGGAAGAAGCTCTGGATTTTTACAGACAAAACGATAAGGGCGATCTGGCGGTAATGGACAAATATGGAATTCCAAAGCCAAAATGGCCTAAAGAAGACGAGCGTTTGTATCCAGAAACTGTTGAAGTTTTAAAAGCTTTAAAAGCAAAATATAAAATTGGAGTAATTGCAAATCAAAGTTTAGGAACTGCGGCTCGTCTGCAGGCATGGGGTATTCTGCAGTTTATTGATCTGGTGATTGCTTCTGCTGAAGAAGGGGTTTCAAAACCCGATCCACGGATTTTTGAAATTGCTCTTGGGCGGGCTGACTGCAAAGCTGAACATGCGGTTATGATTGGTGACAGAATCGATAATGATGTTGTTCCTGCTAAGAAAATGGGAATGAAAACTGTGTGGATTCGACAGGGGGGCGGTGGGTTATGGCAGTTACAGGGACCAGAGCAGCAGCCAGATTTCACTGTTGATAATCTTGGGGAACTGGTGAAGATTTTTTAG